In a genomic window of Macrobrachium nipponense isolate FS-2020 chromosome 10, ASM1510439v2, whole genome shotgun sequence:
- the LOC135224168 gene encoding uncharacterized protein LOC135224168, with protein sequence MSVCWAKWLFPDSKGPAPPATIAYAGSSSSHSFINNDNQHDGMKFSESIISLASVFDPVHELDIDGFPKAERENSFSINTAVNRRYGYKVPTRTQAAPYGLKVPPPPILNVLHDPPPPPPPPPPSPRPEPFVLSVNAYKGPYSPDYLTQSTIRELNRVPRLVPQYNPPLISSEPFIPSATYQSDEAFLPSTYFIQTEVSPPVYYPNGQTGKITETAYQRPSITTIKPATPPPKRHVTAYKEPQPYKYNLLPKYTSLPVKYNTPAPYKYNTPEPYKYKTPKPYEYSTPEPYHNTPEPYQYSTKPPTYSSQKSYKYEPQDTYKSYASSSYDVPKLHPTDSPYKHEKGKKYDYRYNVGSIYHGTAYRHQEKSDGSTVHGEYRVRLPDGRLQVVTYTADHENGFVPKVRYEGPQTLEAANIHFQPPTPTKVW encoded by the exons ATGTCAGTTTGTTGGGCCAAATGGCTTTTCCCTGACAGCAAAGGCCCCGCCCCTCCTGCCACGATAGCTTATGCTGGAAGCAGCAGTAGCCATAGCTTTATCAATAATGACAACCAACACGATGGTATGAAATTTAGCGAGAGCATTATCAGCCTCGCCTCTGTGTTTGACCCCGTGCATGAATTGGATATCGACGGGTTcccaaaagcagagagagagaacagcttcAGCATCAATACTGCTGTGAATCGCAGGTACGGTTACAAAGTACCCACAAGGACTCAAGCCGCCCCGTACGGCCTCAAGGTTCCTCCGCCTCCTATACTGAATGTCTTGCACGATCCCCCTCCTCCACCGcctcctcctccgccttctcCTCGTCCCGAGCCTTTCGTCCTCTCCGTGAACGCCTACAAAGGACCATACAGCCCTGATTATCTTACACAGTCAACGATTCGTGAACTCAATAGAGTGCCTCGACTTGTCCCACAATACAACCCGCCTTTAATTTCATCCGAGCCATTTATCCCAAGCGCTACGTACCAGTCAGATGAAGCTTTTCTGCCAAGCACCTACTTCATCCAGACGGAGGTGTCCCCGCCAGTCTACTATCCCAATGGACAAACCGGCAAAATCACAGAAACGGCCTACCAGCGCCCATCCATTACAACTATCAAACCAGCGACTCCCCCTCCCAAGAGACATGTAACAGCTTACAAAGAGCCCCAGCCATACAAGTACAATTTATTACCGAAATATACATCATTGCCAGTGAAGTACAATACGCCTGCACCATATAAATACAACACCCCAGAACCTTATAAATACAAAACCCCTAAGCCTTATGAATACAGTACACCTGAACCCTATCACAACACACCCGAACCTTACCAGTACAGTACTAAACCTCCTACTTACAGTTCACAGAAATCTTACAAATATGAGCCCCAGGACACCTACAAATCTTACGCTTCGTCGTCTTATGATGTTCCAAAGTTGCATCCCACCGACTCTCCTTATAAACATGAAAAG GGCAAGAAATACGACTACCGGTACAACGTCGGTTCCATCTACCACGGCACCGCCTACCGACATCAAGAGAAGAGCGATGGATCAACg GTTCACGGAGAATACCGGGTGCGGCTTCCAGACGGTCGGCTGCAAGTCGTGACGTACACGGCTGATCACGAGAACGGTTTCGTACCCAAAGTTcgttatgaaggacctcaaactTTAGAAGCAGCTAACATCCACTTCCAGCCACCCACGCCAACCAAAGTATGGTGA